Genomic window (Paenibacillus sp. 37):
CAACGAGATGGATGGTCCTTGGCAAATTGGTCACAAAACGGCAGATGAGTATGGACGGTTAGCTGTTGAAGCAGCAAAAGTCATGAAGTGGACGGACCCGACGATTGAGCTGGTAGCCTGCGGAAGTTCGAATCTGAATATGCCATCATTCCCGGAATGGGAAGCAACGGTGCTGGATCATACGTATGATCACGTGGAGTATCTTTCCTTGCATCAATACTACGGCAATCAAGAGCAAGATACGCCAACGTTCCTGGCACGCTCGCTTGAAATGGATCGTTTTATCGATACCGTGAAGGCAACTTGTGATTATATCAAAGCGAAGAAACGCAGCAAAAAAACGATGTATCTGTCCTTTGATGAGTGGAATGTATGGTATCACTCCAATGAAAATGATTCGAAGATGGACCCTTGGCAGATTGCTCCGCCACAGCTGGAGGATATCTACAATCATGAGGATGCACTGCTTGTTGGATGTATGTTGATCAGTATGCTCAAACATGCGGATCGGGTTAAAATGGCATGTCTGGCACAACTCGTTAACGTAATTGCACCAATCATGACAGATACGGGCGGTGGCTCATGGAGACAGACAATTTTCTATCCATTTATGCATACGTCCCTCTTCGGGCGTGGAACAGCATTGGTGCCATTGATCCAGTCTCCAAAATACGATACAAAACAAATCACAGATGTTCCTTATCTGGAAGCTATTGCGGTCCATAACGAAGAGCAGGGTGAAGTGACTGTATTCGCAGTCAACCGTCATCTGGAAGAATCCCTTCCGCTCGAAGTGGATCTGCGCAGCTTCGGGAAGTGTACCGTGATCGAGCATATCGTGCTGGAGAGTGATGACCTCAAAGCATCTAATACGGCAGCACAACCAAACCGCGTTGCTCCTCATAATCGCGGAGGTGCAGTTGTATCTGATACTCTAATTACGGCGAGCTTGGCGAAAGCATCATGGAACGTAATCCGTTTGAAAGTCCAGTAATGGTCAGAGTGTTTCTTGAATCAAAAAAAGCTGAGTGCGAGTTCATCGCATCCAGCTTTTTTTCGTTGTATTTATAGGGAAAGGAATGCATCGGAGGTGCGTACGCGCTTTCGCTTTAAAACTCAAAACTTTCGCCATCACGCGGAATGAGCACCTGACCATCCATCTGCTCGGATGCCAGATAAGTCGCAAGATCCGTACGAGACATCATACAATGATTAATCGCATCCATGTGCACGGCGATGACATGAGCAGACGGCGCATGGCGCTTCACGGCTACAACGTCAGGCCCGTCCATTGTAATGGGATCACCCTCCAGGAAGCGTGCGCCTCCGGCATTCACAACAATGACATCAGGCGTATATTGACGAATGGCCTCAGCAGGTTCTTCACACCAGATGGTATCCCCAGCGATATAGGTGACGGGTTCCCCGTCTGCTTCAAGTACGAAACCGGACACGTTGCCCATACGTTCTCCGATTTCACCTGTACCATGATGCCCGGATGTACGGGCGAATCGGACAGAGTGATGCTCATGTTTTTCATCTACAGCTGTTACATTTGTGAATCCGGCACCCAAAAATACATTTTCATCCCCGGGCTGGCAGAACAGAGGAATGTCTTTATCAAGTTGTTTCGCTGCTGCTTCATCCCAGTGATCCGGATGGGTGTGTGTCACAATCAACAGATCCGGATTCAGGTAATCCGTTTCGGTTTCAGGCAGAGCTACTCTTGGATTACGTAACTCATTGGGTGTATTGGGGATTGCGGGGATGACTTCGGCGTCCATCAGCATTGGATCAACGAGAATGTTAAGCCCTCCGTATTCCAGCCACAGTGTTGCATTGCGAATCAATTGAATTTTCATTATATTTGCACTCCTTCGGGTTGTTTAATAGTATTACCCTATATGGTATACAACCCGTTTAACGTAGTACATAACATGATGAATGGAATTAGGCTATGCTAATTTCACCGTGAAAGGATTGCTGAAGCAAGATGAATGAAATGATAGATGACACGGATATCCGTATTTTGCAGATCCTGATTCAGGATGCCAAACGTTCTCACAAAGAGATCGGTGAACAGGTTCATCTCACGGGACAGGCCGTCGGTGCAAGAGTGCGGAAGCTGCAAGATCTGGGTGTGATTGAAGGGTATACGGTAAAATGGAACCCGGAACGCCTGGGCCTCGGCCTACAGGCATTTGTCACGGTTTTCTTGAACTCCGGTGACAGACATGCTGCCTTTCGTACATTCATTGCTGATCGTAAGGACATCGTTGAAGTCCATCGCGTCAGCGGGGAAGGCTGTTATCTGATGAGAGTGCAGACCGGCACCACAGAGCAGCTTGGCCAACTGCTTGAAGCATTGCTACCTTACGGCAATTACAAAGTCAGCCTGTCCATAGGTGTAGAGAAATCACAGTGATATGTGGGGAGCTTGTCCTCATCCATCCCGGTACTCAACGATCCTGCTTCTGTTCTTGCAAAGTCTCCTGAAGAAAAGTCACAGCCTGGTTCAGCTCTTTTTTGCTCAGCAGATGATCTGTCTGAATATGAGAACGTGTGCCGTCCTTCAGGAACAGAACGATCATGGGAGAAGCAGACAGGAGCCACTTGCTGCGGGCAGGTGAGGCGAGTTCAACTTTGCGAATCTGGCTCCAAGAAATCTTCCGTTTGCCCATGCTCAACACATCATCATTCCAGGATAACAACACGGCAGGGGTTCTGGTTAGTCGTGACACAAACATGAAGAATAGTGGTCCAATCAACCACATACCCAGTACGGCTGCGATGAAATAGTATATCGTCTCAAGTCTTTCGGCTTGTCCGTCCACGATGATCCATAATAAGCTCACGCACAAGAGAAGGAACAGGAAGCATAAACTTCCTTTCCATAGAGCTGTGCTGCGTCGGTAACGAATCTGCTGATGGTCACGCTTGGGTGTTTCGGGTTGATGCATAGATGTTCCTCCTAATTAACAATGCTGATCGATATGCCAAACGTGCCGCCTGCATAAGCAGAGCGGCATGTTCAACGTTATTGGCTATAACACAGAAGACAGACTCAGATGAATTCATTAGCCCGATCTATAGTTTAACACGAACTTAATTCAGGTCCATTACCCTGATATAGCTGAATTTTTACCTGCATCACGCGCATGCGTGTACAGATCGGCATATACGCCTTGAGCTTCAATCAGCTCCTGGTGTGGCCCTTCCTCCACAATCTCACCATTCTCCATCACCAGAATTCGATCGGCATGCATCACCGTGGACAGACGATGGGCAATGACAATGGTGGTGCGTCCCTGGGATACCGATTCCAGCGCCTGCTGCACAAGCTGTTCCGTGTGTGAGTCCAGATTGGCGGTTGCCTCATCCAAGATGAGCACTCGGGGCTGGAACACAACGATCCGGGCAAACGATATCAACTGCCGCTCCCCGGCGGACAGCCCGCTTCCGCGTTCAGACAGATGTGTATCATATCCTTGTGACAAACGCGAAATCATGGCATGTGCTCCGACAAAACGGCAGGCTTCAATTGCCTGCTCTCGCGTAATATCCTCACGAAACATTCTCACATTATCAATAATGGAACCGGAGAACAGGAATGGTTCCTGTTGAATTAGACCCACAATCCGATGAAGTTTGGCCTGCGGCAGATGCCTAATATCGGTACCATCAATTTCGATACTGCCCTTGTCTACATCGTAGAAGCGATTGAGCAGGGAGATCAGGGTGCTTTTGCCAGCGCCCGTTGTGCCCACAATACCTACCATTTCACCCGGATAGAGGTGCAGATTCATATGCTGGATCAGGGGCCGATCTGCCCGATAACCAAAAGACACATCATTAAAATCAATCTGGCCCATCACGTTCCGAGGTTCAAGCGAAGAGGCCATCATAGGCTCAGGATCGGCAACTTCAGGCCGCGTATTCAGAATGTTCCAGATGCGATCCATGGATACGGTGGTGGACTGGAATGTATTCCACTGCATCGTAATCTGGTTAATGGGTTGGAAGAACTGACGAATATAGCTGATAAACGCATACAATACCCCGACTTGCAGAGACTCACCCAGTACGGCGCGACCTCCAAGCCAGACCATCATGACCAGTGCCGCATTGCCAAGGATATCAAAGGTCCGGTTGAATATGACATTGGAGCGGGCTTGAGCAATGTTGGCTTTCAGATGGAGCGCATTTTGTTCCGAGAAACGTTTCTTCTGTTCTTCTTCCTGGTGAAAAGCCTGAATCAGGAACATGCCGGACAAGTTTTCCGCCGTAAATGCGATCAAACGGGAAAGACGGGTACGGGCATTCTGATAGGCTTTCCGCAGTCGGCTACGAAATAATACCGCAACCACAGCAATGACAGGCAGGACGATGAGGGAGTAACCCGCCAGCACAGGATCAAGTTGGAACATAAAGACGATAATGAGCACCAGCATCATACCATCTCGAATCAGACTGAGTAGGACTTGGGTGAAAAAGCTGCTGATGGTCTCCGTATCACTGGATACGTTCGTAACCAGACTCCCGATATGGAAACGGTCAAAGAAGGACATGGACATCTTGGAGATATGTTTGAACAGGTCCTTTCTAATCCGGGATACAATGTTCTGTCCCACATGCTGCAACAGATTATTCTGGATATAGGTAAAAATAAAACTGATGACAGCCAGCCCAAGAAAGATGGCTGCGAGCTGAACGAGAAAGCCCACGCTGGTCTGGCCTACGGCCAGATGATCATCGATGGCGATCTTCACCAGATAGGGTTGCAGCAGATCTGCCGATATGCCAAGCAGTGAGCAGAAGAAGATACCGGCAAAAGCCCATTTATGCGGTTTGGCGTATGCCATCATCGCTTTAAACGAAGTTCGTTTACTTTGATCGGCCTCTGCATCTGGGTGAAGTTCAGCGTTAGCGTTAGACATGATGTAATCCCTCCTCCTGCAAACGGTAGGTGGCCGCATATAACCCCTTGGCAGCCATCAACTGCGCATGTGTTCCCTGCTCAGCGACTCGCCCTTCATCCAGAACGATGATATCGTCTGCATGACGGACCGCGCTGATGCGATGAGAGATGATCAATGTGGTTTTGCCCTTGCCGATCTCGCGCAAACTGCGCAGAATACCACTCTCGGTGACAGCATCAACTGCGCTCATACTGTCATCCAGAATAAGTAACTGTGCTTGTTTGATCAGTCCTCTTGCAAGGCTGGTTCGCTGACGTTGTCCACCAGACAGGGTGAGTCCGCGTTCGCCAAGCCGTGTATCGAAGCGATCAGGAAAACGGACAATATTGTCATAGATCATGGCTTGACGTGCACTATGTTCCACCGTATCCAACGATACTTCCCGGTCGCTGAATGCGATGTTATCCCGGATGGTGGTGCTAAACAGGAAGCCATCCTGAGGGACATAGGCGATGCGCGATCTCAGACTTTCCAGCGACAGCTGCCGAATATCGGTGCCATTGATGCGGATTGTTCCTTCAGGTGGTTCATATGTACGCAGCAATAGCTTAACGAGGGTACTTTTACCTGAGCCGGTCTTGCCTACAATACCCACCGTTCGCCCGGCACGAATATGGAGTTGAATGTTTTTGAGAGCAGGAGATGAACTGCCAGGATAGGAGAAGGTTAGATTCTCCATGGTGATATCTTGTACGGTATGGAGCGCTGTGGCTTCGGGAAGTTCACGCACATCCGCTACTTCGCTGAGCAGGTCATTCACCCGCTCCAGTGATGCGCCTGAGCGCTGAACGGTATTAATAACATTGCCGATCTGTTGAAGCGGTCCCATGATCATGCGCAGATATAAGGTTAAGGCGACAAAACTCCCGAGTGTAATAGAATTCTGCATGGTCATAATACCTCCGACAAGCAGAGAAACGACCAATGAGATAGCTCCCAGCAGCGGGAGCAAAGCCTGAAACAACGAAGACAGACGAACCAGACGAAGCTGTTTGCTCTTAATTGCATCGACGGTGGTTCCAAAGCGTGCACGAGCACTGTCTTCGATGGCAAACGTCTTGGTTACGCGAATGCCACCCAGCTGCTCTTCTGCCGATTCCGTCATGGTAGCAAGAGCTTCCTGCACGTCGCGAGAGCGCTTGCGAATCCGTGGACCAAAAAACACGACCAGAAATGGAATCGCCAGCAAAGGAACAACACTGATTAGAATGAGCGTCAACGGAATCCCGCTAAGCAGCATCATGACAATGCAGGACAACAGCAGGAAGGTGGCATTGGTCATGAGCGTCACACCATTGGATATCGCTTCACGTACGGAAGTAACGTCATTCATGACATAACTCAGCAGTTTTCCGTTTCCTTGTTTGGAGAAATAATGTTCGCTAAGTTCGGAAAACTTACTGAATATACGCTCACGCGTCATGAATTCGAAGCGTCGACCGAGCTTCATAATCATGAATTGCCCGGTACCGAACAGCAGATTATACCCGATGGCAATAGCCAGAAGGGACAGGCTGTACTTTACGACTGTCTGCATCTGAAGTGTGTTCTGCATCAACTGATCCGTGAAGCTGCCGAGTATGCGGGGCAAGGATGCTTGCCCGACATTGGAGGCGATGATCAGAAGAACAGCAACCAGATAAACAGGCCAGTTCGACACAACATAACCGCGAAGTAATCCTTTCTTGGACATAAGCTTTGTTCTCCTTTTGTTATAGGTGAAGTCAGTTCAGCAGGTGGAGTCAAGAAAAGGGCCGACACCTGTTATTAGCGCGTCGTGCCCTCTTACTGTATGCGATCTAGTTCGTTGTTTATCCGTCATCCGATAGATTTCTCTATTCTTATTTTTGCGCTAATCCGATGGGATGTCAACGAAGCCAGTTAGCAAACCGTAGGTGAATCGGATTAGCTACGACGGAGAAGAGTTCTATGCCGTGTTCCCGTGTTGTATTCACCACATGTCGAAATTACTGAAACATTTTCTGAGGGTATCCCGTCTGTAGGAATGAAGAGGTAAAAAATAGGCTTTACTAATCATATGGAGGTGCCAGGAAATGAAACATAAAAAAGGATTGGCTGCAACGCTTGCACTCTGCGTTTCTTTGACAGCAGGAGGTGCATCGGTATTTGCTTTTACAGATGTGAAGGATGAAGGTCAGAAGTCGGTTGTGGATTCATTGAAATCAAAAGGCATTGTTAACGGAGTAACAGCGGATCTGTTCCGTCCAGATCTTGCATTGTCCGAGCCTCAGGGTGTTCAACTGATTGTGAACGCATTTGGTCTAAAAAATGAATTTGCGGAAGCATCCGCTCAGAATAAAATCAGTCCGGATACGTGGTATGCCGATGCGGTGCAGGCCGCTACTCAGAATGGACTGTCCATTCCGGTTGAAGTGAACCCACAGGGCAAGATGACGCGTGAACTGTTTGTCATTTTGCTACATGAAGGGATTAACACAACCGGGAATTATCCGGTCATCATGAAGTATAATCTTGTTAAGGACGAAAATAAAATCGGTAAGGACGCCATATCTGCAGTCCAGAACCTGCTGAACATGAACATCATTGAACTGGATAAGGACGGGAATTTCCGTCCAGATCAGTCGCTTACCCGTATGGAGGCTGCAAGCATGATCTTTAATGCACTCGAATTTGTGGATAAACACGGCAATGGCGGCTCAGCAGAGCCAACTCCAACCAATCCAGGTGAAGGCCAACAAGCGATTGTACCTGAAGTAACAACGACCAAGGTTGATGACAAAACAACCAAAGTTAAACTTAGTGCTGAAATGCCGCACCCTGGTTATGGATTGAAGATTGATGATGTGAAATTGGAGAAGGATGGACGCGCCATCGTGCTCTATTCCATTATTCAACCTGATCCAGACATGATGTATCCGATGGTTATCACAAATGTGACTGCAGAAACGGATATTCCAACAGGCTATACAGCAGAAGCTCAACCTTCTGGTAAGTAAATTCACTGCAAACCCTACAACTGAACATGGTTAAAACGGATGTGTATCTTCAAAACGACTCTC
Coding sequences:
- a CDS encoding alpha-N-arabinofuranosidase; translation: MEKAKMTVDKDFTIGVVDKRLYGSFIEHLGRAVYGGIYEPGHPSANEQGFRTDVLEMVKELNVPIVRYPGGNFVSGYNWEDSVGPVSERKRRLELAWRTIETNEFGFNEFVDWAKQANSEVMMAVNLGTRGTDAARNIVEYSNHPEGSYYSDLRIKHGYKQPHAIKTWCLGNEMDGPWQIGHKTADEYGRLAVEAAKVMKWTDPTIELVACGSSNLNMPSFPEWEATVLDHTYDHVEYLSLHQYYGNQEQDTPTFLARSLEMDRFIDTVKATCDYIKAKKRSKKTMYLSFDEWNVWYHSNENDSKMDPWQIAPPQLEDIYNHEDALLVGCMLISMLKHADRVKMACLAQLVNVIAPIMTDTGGGSWRQTIFYPFMHTSLFGRGTALVPLIQSPKYDTKQITDVPYLEAIAVHNEEQGEVTVFAVNRHLEESLPLEVDLRSFGKCTVIEHIVLESDDLKASNTAAQPNRVAPHNRGGAVVSDTLITASLAKASWNVIRLKVQ
- a CDS encoding MBL fold metallo-hydrolase, producing MKIQLIRNATLWLEYGGLNILVDPMLMDAEVIPAIPNTPNELRNPRVALPETETDYLNPDLLIVTHTHPDHWDEAAAKQLDKDIPLFCQPGDENVFLGAGFTNVTAVDEKHEHHSVRFARTSGHHGTGEIGERMGNVSGFVLEADGEPVTYIAGDTIWCEEPAEAIRQYTPDVIVVNAGGARFLEGDPITMDGPDVVAVKRHAPSAHVIAVHMDAINHCMMSRTDLATYLASEQMDGQVLIPRDGESFEF
- a CDS encoding Lrp/AsnC family transcriptional regulator, which produces MNEMIDDTDIRILQILIQDAKRSHKEIGEQVHLTGQAVGARVRKLQDLGVIEGYTVKWNPERLGLGLQAFVTVFLNSGDRHAAFRTFIADRKDIVEVHRVSGEGCYLMRVQTGTTEQLGQLLEALLPYGNYKVSLSIGVEKSQ
- a CDS encoding ABC transporter ATP-binding protein → MSNANAELHPDAEADQSKRTSFKAMMAYAKPHKWAFAGIFFCSLLGISADLLQPYLVKIAIDDHLAVGQTSVGFLVQLAAIFLGLAVISFIFTYIQNNLLQHVGQNIVSRIRKDLFKHISKMSMSFFDRFHIGSLVTNVSSDTETISSFFTQVLLSLIRDGMMLVLIIVFMFQLDPVLAGYSLIVLPVIAVVAVLFRSRLRKAYQNARTRLSRLIAFTAENLSGMFLIQAFHQEEEQKKRFSEQNALHLKANIAQARSNVIFNRTFDILGNAALVMMVWLGGRAVLGESLQVGVLYAFISYIRQFFQPINQITMQWNTFQSTTVSMDRIWNILNTRPEVADPEPMMASSLEPRNVMGQIDFNDVSFGYRADRPLIQHMNLHLYPGEMVGIVGTTGAGKSTLISLLNRFYDVDKGSIEIDGTDIRHLPQAKLHRIVGLIQQEPFLFSGSIIDNVRMFREDITREQAIEACRFVGAHAMISRLSQGYDTHLSERGSGLSAGERQLISFARIVVFQPRVLILDEATANLDSHTEQLVQQALESVSQGRTTIVIAHRLSTVMHADRILVMENGEIVEEGPHQELIEAQGVYADLYTHARDAGKNSAISG
- a CDS encoding ABC transporter ATP-binding protein, which produces MSKKGLLRGYVVSNWPVYLVAVLLIIASNVGQASLPRILGSFTDQLMQNTLQMQTVVKYSLSLLAIAIGYNLLFGTGQFMIMKLGRRFEFMTRERIFSKFSELSEHYFSKQGNGKLLSYVMNDVTSVREAISNGVTLMTNATFLLLSCIVMMLLSGIPLTLILISVVPLLAIPFLVVFFGPRIRKRSRDVQEALATMTESAEEQLGGIRVTKTFAIEDSARARFGTTVDAIKSKQLRLVRLSSLFQALLPLLGAISLVVSLLVGGIMTMQNSITLGSFVALTLYLRMIMGPLQQIGNVINTVQRSGASLERVNDLLSEVADVRELPEATALHTVQDITMENLTFSYPGSSSPALKNIQLHIRAGRTVGIVGKTGSGKSTLVKLLLRTYEPPEGTIRINGTDIRQLSLESLRSRIAYVPQDGFLFSTTIRDNIAFSDREVSLDTVEHSARQAMIYDNIVRFPDRFDTRLGERGLTLSGGQRQRTSLARGLIKQAQLLILDDSMSAVDAVTESGILRSLREIGKGKTTLIISHRISAVRHADDIIVLDEGRVAEQGTHAQLMAAKGLYAATYRLQEEGLHHV
- a CDS encoding S-layer homology domain-containing protein — protein: MKHKKGLAATLALCVSLTAGGASVFAFTDVKDEGQKSVVDSLKSKGIVNGVTADLFRPDLALSEPQGVQLIVNAFGLKNEFAEASAQNKISPDTWYADAVQAATQNGLSIPVEVNPQGKMTRELFVILLHEGINTTGNYPVIMKYNLVKDENKIGKDAISAVQNLLNMNIIELDKDGNFRPDQSLTRMEAASMIFNALEFVDKHGNGGSAEPTPTNPGEGQQAIVPEVTTTKVDDKTTKVKLSAEMPHPGYGLKIDDVKLEKDGRAIVLYSIIQPDPDMMYPMVITNVTAETDIPTGYTAEAQPSGK